TCCCAAACACTAATCTCCACCTCcccttctttcctcccctcttttctttctgtctgttttctcatACCCTCTTTTCGGCTCGATAACACTTCGCACCGCTCATGCTCAGCCCCCTCGTTCGCCTGCAGCACTGACCAACGGTAAAGTGATTTGAAAAGGAGAGCCATAAACGTGATGGATGTGGTCCAGCTCAGGGTTTAGCCCCAGCTGTCGGGCAtgctttttgtcatttcagacAGACCCGCTGGGTGCGCGCCCTTCTTCACCCCCACTCATCCACGGGGTTGAAGGGAGTTTTAAGACGAATTCATTCTTAAAGGTTGTCAAGGTCGCGGGTTCAAACCAGTGGCCGACACTGCTGAGAAGAGCGGAGATTACATTTTTACGGGATGAGATCTTTACTGGCATCTACTGAGAGCCAATAAGGTGCAGTTGAAGGGATGCAGTGAGCTGGTATCGTGTGTTTTCAATAAAGGCACAGGTGGTCGATCTTAGATTTCCTTCTTTGGCTATAAATGCAAGTCATATAAATCAAtcagtttatgttttttctttttcttttatgatCTAACTCCCatggttttctcttttcttccacaGGCTCGATGACATGATGTTTCTACCcttctcccctcccccctccacctctctcttccctgtTTTCCTTCtactcctccttttcctcccttcatccctcGTCTCCTCTTCCCTTTCCCACACCCCGTTGAGCTGGACTTCGCCTCACGATCCCTGCTACCACCTAGACGGCCGCCCACGACACTGTCTGTCGGAGTTCATCAACGCTGCCTATGGGGTCCCGGTCAATGCTAGTCACGCGCTACAAGGGCTTGATTATGACAGCAACATCACCACCTTGACAGACCTCCACAATCCTCATAACCTCACCTGCTGGATGGCTCACAGAGGTACTGACACCGGGGAATGGGTCCTCACCGTACCACTGGGCCGTCGCTTTGAGATCACCTACATAAGTTTGCAGTTCTGCCACCAGGGGGAACCATCAGATcccatctccatctccatcctcAAATCGATGGACTACGGGCGCACCTGGAGGCCAATGCAGCACTACTCCAGCGACTGCCTGGGAAACTTTGGGCTGCCCTCCCAGACGGTGGCCCAGACCAGGCACCAAGAGACAGAACCTCTCTGCTCAGACCCTCGCCCCCTGCAAAAGCAGAGGGGTGGCATGGTGCTGGCCTTCTCTACCCTGGATGGACGACTGTCCTCTTCTGACTTTGACCACAGTCCCACCCTCCAGGACTGGGTGACGGCCACAGACGTGCGTGTGGTCTTCCATCAGGTGTCCAAAGTCACCAAGGCCGGAAGCTCAGATAAAAAGGAAGAGTCACGAAGGCGTGATGGTGGAGAAGATGACAGAGGGACTGAGCTTTTGAGGTGGAGACCAGGCTACAAGGGCCGCACTGGAGATCAGGTCGACAAGTTAAACAAAGATAATACACTGGCATTTTTTAACAGGGAGACAAAAAACTCAGAGATAAGGGGGagaaacaaaggagagaaagtgGACAAACATGGAAGGAAGGGTCACAATAAAGGGTCAGGCCAAGATGAAGATGGACATAATGTGACCAGCAAAGAAGGGGGAGTTGGTTTTGGCCTGGACACGCTCACTTCTTCAAAGAAAGGCGGGAAAGGTAGAGGGCGTGGCCGTAAGAAGGAGGACACTCATTGGCTTCCTTGCCCCAATGGTGGCTGTAATTGGACCGTAGAGGGGCAGAGCAGGGGCAACAAAGGGCGGGAattgaggaagaggaggaacaacAATCTCAACACGAGACAAAGTGCCAGGAATCTGCATGTGGCTACGCCCTCCGCCCTGATCTCTCCTGTCCGAGCTCCTCTGGCCCTCTCGGATCTGCAGGTCGGAGGCAGGTGTAAATGTAACGGGCACGCTTCCAGGTGTCGCCGTGACGACACAGGCCgggcagtatgtgtgtgcgagCATCACACGGCGGGGccagactgtgatgtgtgtgaggaTTTCTACTTTGACAGACCATGGCATCGAgctacacccacacacccaaACCCCTGTGTTGGTGAGTCATGAAACTGTGTTAAAGCCATGCACAGTGATACCAGTTTATCTGAAGTGTGATTTTTTGTGACCTGAAcgtttaaaatttcaaaatttcagagatcagattgttttttttgtcattggtattttattgtttttttcttcttgtgtccAGCCTGCGAATGTAACGGTCATTCAAACAAGTGCCGCTTCAGCATGGAGGTGTTTCAGCAGTCGGGCCGACGCAGCGGAGGTGTGTGTCAGAAGTGTCGCCACCACACGGCCGGACGCCACTGCCAGTACTGCCAGAACGGATACACCCGCGACCACAGCAAGCCACTGAAGCACCGCAAGGCCTGCCAACGTCAGtcaccagatgtgtgtgtgtgtgtgtttacatggcCGTTCTGTCTCTGTCCGAGCGTACAGAAGTGTTTATGGGGTGGTTACATTGTGAGAGTGGACAGCTATTCCTGTTAGTGATACGCAcacaaaaacccacacaaaaacCCCACTGGGCTGCCACCCTTGTCCCCCGTCGTTACCACCGGTTGGCATCTGCCGTGACCCCCGACCTTTGACTGGTCACATGTCCTGAGTGACTGTGACACTCTGGCACGCTCCTTTGGAAGCTCGAACACGGGCCTAATATACCCAAAGTTAATGGGCTCTCTTTGAGCATGACACACGTGctgggatggaaaaaaaaaaagctcagattAAACATCCCCATGTgttatccttttttttgtgcttgaaATAATAGCAACCTGCAAATTCACATCTTCCGCCGCACAGTCTCACATCTCAGCTTCAATTTATTGATGTTATATTTCACCGAGTTACCATTCAGAGGCCAGTGCTGATATAATCACTCATTTTCTCCTGTCAGGTTGTAAGGACTTGTGTAAACATTAGTAGAGTGTGAGCAGAGCTGCTCAAGTGTGGCTTCCTTTCTCTATCTGTCTTCTCTCATTGGGTCTTATCCTGTGATAGTAGTGGTAAATAAAAAGCTTTGCAGTGTAAACCATGGCAAATCCAGGCAGTAATCATTATACAGCACCACAGTGGACACTATGAAGGGaagtgaaaacagaggagaaattAATTCAGACTCAGGATTGGTCTCCAGTTTCATGAAGGTTTGCAGACTAAAAGCACCGGGAACAATGAAGGAAATACGTCCaggacaaacatacacaaagtTTGATATGTTGCAAAtgtgctgatgttttctgtAAACCAAACTAATGATGTGATATTCAGTTAATACCCTCATGGAGgaatttgtctttgtttaccCATCAGGGCAGCTAAAGGTGCCAGTAAAGGTCTTGTGTCTTGCTCAGGGACACTCCCTCAGCACAGATGTTTGCTGTTGACCTTCATTGGTCTGAACCAGCTTTCTTTAAAGTTGCATTAcctaatatttttatttttataagcaatgttttaaatgattatgtgtcagctcattgttttggcttCAGGTGCCCaacactttactgttttggttcactctcatcaACATTGTttccagcaggcagctgtttctACAAAAGAAGTTTTTATGAAGGCGTTGCAGGCTTCCTGTCCAGCACCAAGTCGCAGACAGACAAGTTAGCAACTAGATCACGgagaacaaaaaccaaaaaaaaaatcaaaacaagtaaATATTCGACATACAGGGgtaaacaaactaacaaaactAAGGTTTGCCAGTGTTGGATTTTCAGCTTGTTGCACTGGTTTTATCTCCAggctacaaaaaaaattaagacaAATTCTTTTCATTCTCTTCTCCAGCATGTCAGTGCCATCCTTTGGGAGCCGTGGGTCGCTGGTGCAACCAGACATCAGGTCAGTGTCTGTGTCGAGAAGGGGTGACCGGCCTCAGGTGCAACCGCTGTGCCCCAGGATACAAGCAGGGCAAATCACCTCTGCGGCCCTGCATTCGTAAGTTTACAGCCAGTGTTGGCGTTCAGTCAGAGTCTGGAAAACTGTCAGTTACTGTACACACTTTTGTATGGAGGCTATCTTTAAAATTAGAAGTAGCATGATGTTTAGCATCTTTTGTTGTAAACTGACTGGGCCATCAGAGCAGAAAATATGGGTAACTTATCTAAAATAATATCTCTCTATGCTGCCCTTTTCAAATATATCACAGACTTTTAATAGTTTGTTGTCAGTCATGACAAAGTGACCTCTTTAATTTCTCCTTCAAACTCATTTGCTCGTGGCCTAAATGGATTAAACATCCTATCAAGAGGTCTAATCCTTTATCAAATAGTAGCTCAATATAAAAGGGGCCGCTGCTGTCCGGACTAATTTGGCCCCATCTCCCAGCGTGTCCCCTTTTCATCATCCCTGGAGACAGTTTCCATAGCAGCGTTAACATGAGCTGACCGCTGCAGGGAAACCTCATCTCCAGCTGATCTGGGATGAGCGTCAGATCGAGCGGCTTGTTGCTGCTCATATCTCTTCTCCCGAGCAGCATCGAACCTCAGCCATGAGCGCTAATCCACGTGCACTCGCCCAACTAATCGCACGAGTGCCGACAACTACACAGACACTAACGCTTCTGTAAGCCCCAATCAGGTGACATAGGGAGCCAGCAGCGACGGGCTTCACACCTGTCGTGCAGCTCAAAACGCCCCCATCCCAGGGCCCAGACTCATAACTCTCCCAGTGAAAggagtgagtgaaagaaaaccttgtttgtttttactgccaGGCCATCTCAGGCTATGTATAGCATCTCTTACCCCCTCCCTCCCAACACCACCACATCCAACACCTCGGATCCTCCTCTCATAGGACAGACCAAAAGGCCGGGCTAAACTTAAAGTTAGCTTCCACTGAAACTTTTTGTAGATAGATACTGAATTTTATCCAAAGTCAGTAtctgtatttctttctctttttttttaggtatcATCTAGGTGATGGTCTGATTTATGGTcaggttgtgttttatttattctttgatTAGATATTTCTGGATTTGAATCACAATTTCTCCTTTGGCGTCTTTTGATAAATGAAAACATCGTCAGAAATCAAAAGTATATTTGTGGTATCGGTGCTGAAACTCAGGTGACGCACTGGCATCCAGGTGCCCTCGACTGCTGCATTGTGATctctcacatatacagtatgtgcatccacaaacacacagcgacTTCCTGTCTTTTAAAAGTCGGGGGACAGTCAGCAGGGTGGGGGTGTAGGGTGTCACTGGCCCAGTTGTGTCAGAGAGGACAGGACATGAGcggagaaggggggggggcggaGCGTGAGCTTGGTAATATATGGCcgtactgtcacacacacacttttacaagGGGCCTGGATAATGTATGTACAGACCAGCAGGTTGTTCATTTTCCATCCACAagttcatggacacacacacacacagtcaaacttTATTAGACTGTTTAAAGTTCGAGACAAACCCATACAAGAAGCGACGGTTTGACCTTATTGAATTACTAAAAGTAAAGTTTGTATCTTGTGTGTTTCTAGCCCATAAAAAGgaccacacaaacagacagtttGACACTTGCTTATCCTCTGCACAGGCGTGCCTCGCGCACCGAGAGGCATTCAAGCataacacacataacacacacagctgcaacaACCTGACAGCTTGTGTAGGTACAGAAGGCCGACGCTCGTCTGTGTATCTGTTCCTGTCACCTGTCTGAAACTGTGTTTATGTTCGCAGGAATTCAAGAGGTCGCTCCGACCCCAGTGTACCAACCTCAGTACAGCATAGGTGAGCAGATTTACTGGAGGGAACCGCACTGTCTTTCATTTTAATCTGTTCAGTGTGTGACCTTTGGTTGTTTTCTTAAGCCTGTGTTTGTTCTCAGAGATTTGTGCCCTAATATCTTTCACTGTATTTGATAATGTGGCGTATCAGTGACAGGACTGTTGAATGGCTGTGCTGGATTTACAGAATTTTTGCCTCAATGTGATAAAGCACCGTGGTTTGTTAGGCACTTCACTggattaaacaaaaacataaattccTGGCTGGTTATTTTATGTATGCTAGCAAACTCTGGCTGATataaatgctttattttaaattacagcACATCTTTCCCTGAATTACTCAGTTCTAGAGTAATAAAGTTTTGTGGCTCTCCAGACATATCTGGTTAACCCTGTTCATGTCACCTCATGTACGACAAACAGATTTATGGTATTTCTAGGGAATCAtatatcaaaacaaaaaaagcttctctaaaagcactttttttttttttttttcaagagggGACCTTGAACTGAAACTGTTTTATGGGGGGGAGCTGCTGCTCTAACTCCCCATGCAGTAGCTAAGCACTCCCTCCTAGTGGCAGCTCGAGGAATGTCCCACCTGCCGCACTCGGCGGTCATCTGTTAGTCACAGGATACTGTGATGACAAATAGAAGCAGCCATATTGTAATTAGGGGAAAAGACATGTGCTGATATGCTTGCTGTGAAATGATACCCTCTCATTTGATGCATTCTCCCTCCCTcgccctttctctttcctctctcccttcagCGGAGGAGTGTGTTTCATACTGCCAGCCTTCTCAGGTTAAAGTCAGGATGAACTTGGAGACCTATTGTCTCAAGGACTACGGTTGGTGTCGTGTCTTATTTTTAGCATAGCTTGggaaataataatagtaataataataatacaaaaccatgattaaatgtatattttgcaactctctgtctttctcagtgcTGAAGGTGCAAGTGAAAGGGATGGAGCGTTCAGGTCCCTGGTGGCAGTTCTCTATCTCTGTCCAAACCGTCTTCCGCACAGGGTCCAACTCCCATGTTCGCAGGGGCCCCCACTCCCTCTGGGTCCCCGACCGGGACCTTGGCTGCGGCTGCCCCGCCCTCCACGTGGGTCGGACTTTCCTCCTGATTGGCGCAGAGGAAGGTGAGCGGGGCTGGGGCCCGGAGGAGAGTCGCCTGGTGGCGGACCGCTCTACTCTGGCCCTCCAGTGGCGGGAACACTGGAGCTCCAAGCTCAGGGGCTTCCGAGGGCAGGACAAGAGGGGTCGCTGCCCTCCAAAAACCCCCAACAGCCATCACAGGGAGCGCTCAAAACCCCAGTCTGGGTACGTCCCCCCTCACCTGCTGACTGAGAAAGACACTGacagtgtggacacacactCTACAAAAGTGGACAAGACTCAAACCTTAGTAGtgcctcacacaaacactcacacagacggCAAGGTTAAATCCACAGCGGCGAGCCCCTCGCCCACCACACCTGTTCTAGTGTGTTCAACTCAAGGtcctgaatgaaaaaaaaaaaaaactacaaggacaaataaagacaggatgactgagattttattttcatcctccaCCTTTCTGAACATTTTGCAAAAAGAGAACTActataaaaagaagaaagtgctttttctgaattttttactttttttctgagGGTTTCGGGAAAAACAGGGGTTGACTATAAAAAGAAACCCGTGTTCAAATGCTGATCTAAAAATGTGAAGAAACACACGTTTCCTCATGCAACTGTTGGCGTTTGTGTGCTTTATGGAGGACAGAGGCACTGAGTTCTGCAGCAGCAAAAAGTGGTAAATGATGGAATATCTAGAATACtcaccaaagaaaaaaatttaattggTGCTATGTGAATTATgtgaattttaatattttctactaaaaaacttttaaaaaattaaagtcTGACTAAACTCTGCTGAAGGGCCGTGCAGTATTTTTGTCTTAAGAtttttttgagaaaataaaaaaactataGTTTGAATCATATTTATTCTTAGATTGTTTTATGTAACACACAAATGAGGGAAAAGATATTCTACCGCACATTTACTGCACACAAATATAACCAAAGCTTATTCAGAAAATGTACAATACAATATCTTTGACTTCTTACTTTTCATGTTGAAATTTGAAAATAACAGTAACATTTAttaaatttacaaaataaaagtaattttaaacTGACAAACATACAGAGCTTCAGTttagagaaacagaagaaatgtacaaaactttttttttttttttttatgtttcttcacCAATTCTCTGAACCTGAAATTGTGcaaattacacacaaaacacacacacacacaccttgcttTCATTCTGCACAATATTTGGGGAATTTGACACTATCTCCAATCTGCTCCCTCACTGGACAGCTGACACAGAGACCAAACTAACCTCAGCCTCATTTTCTAACCGTACAGGAATCCTCATATAGACGCTCACAAGCCTTGATATGGATCTAAAAAGCATCGGTCCGACCTGTCGTCATGGCTTCTGTTTCCATTTGGGAGATATGGCGTCATAGCCCATGGGAaatggcggtggtggtggtggtgggggtttAATAAGACAGATGGAAGAGCTCCTATTTGTTGAGCAGCTTCGTTGTTTTGGTAGCGGCCGTGTCAGTGATTGGTTGTGCTGCTGTGCTAAAGCCTGTGAttgaaaataaaagtagaaaaatagACTCGCTGACTGATGATCGCTCAGTGCGATTCAACATACAGTCCTCTGATGAGAAggctgtgtgcgtgtctgcttgtttttgtaCTCTTATGAGGTCCTAATGTTCACAAGGATCCAGAGCCAGAAGCTTCTCAGGGCCAAGTAACACACAGGGGCCCCCAAACAAGATGataaagtccttttttttttttcctttatgtcaTAGCCCATCAACGCAGTCTtggtttttgtagttttcatgttttcactttacaaaaaagtaaagaaacagttttGAAAAGATTCTGGAAAGGCTTTATCTGGTTAGTTCATTTTCTTCCATGCCTAAAGCCAGGTGTTTCCcaggaaagaaaataatcaggaaaaacacaaattgaCTGATTAAAATCAAAGACTTCAACCAACTTGAAAGATGAAATTTATGTGCTCAAGTGACAAGGTGTGCATGCACTTAACAATAAACACGGCGGAGAATtatcccctcagctctgtgcagagtttcagtgtctttcagctcattgttttggtcttACAGTCGGCATCAGAATAATTTTagtaaagcagaaaatggagcgagaaacagctgctgaatgattaattttaacaaaactgacacaacaaactcaaactcaTCACAACGGCAAGAACAAAGCAGCTCTAACAGTGAAGATTTAGCATGTAGGGTGCAGGGTTACAGCTCATATTCGCACATGTATAATAATACTAACTTATGTGTGTTAGACAGACAAAGAGTTCATGCTAGTGCATGCACGACCATGTCTTGGAGGCAAAGTAACTGCCTTTGTGCGTGTGCGAAAGCAAAGCACCTGCTGCGTTGCTGCAGGAAACACCTGTCAGCGGTCGTCTCCTCAGTGCAGCCTCTGTCGACATGAGGGTTTGATCCTAAAactccccaaacacacacacttacacagacacTAACAGACAACTTAAGCCAACGGCTCGCTCTGCTACAGGGGGAGCACGTTGTCCGCGGCTTTGTTCACATTAAACAGACAACGGACTCTTTACTGAGGCGCTGCGGACGAGGGCAGGCCTACTGTTCTGGTGTCATATGGAAAATGGGGATCAGTGTCTTCTCCTCTGGCCTGGGAggtagcagtgtgtgtgtgtttgtgtgtgtgtgtgtgtgtgtgtttgtgagtgtgtggtaTTATGTTTACAACCTGCTGAGGGTAGGTTTTACGAGAGGTGACTcctcctgcactgcagccagAGCCAAAGTTCAACTAGACctcttgcaaacacacacactcttatttttatcctctcatttcctttaacacacacacacacacacgtcagatTTCACTTTGCTCTCTTGTCTTAGCTTGTACATCTCTTCCTCATACGCTCCACAAACTCAAGTCAAAGTTTCACCACCACACTGTTttcaggacagacacacacacacagggcttcTGTTAACCTGAGAGGCAGAGGGTCAATCCCTGTGATCCGCTGCCTGCATGCCTTCCATACAGACACGCCGCCGACACAGCAACCTGACTCCCAGCTAGATTAGGACTAATCAAGCATGGCACAGCTCTGGGCAGAAAcgccatgacacacacacacacacacctacaacaCAGATATAATGTACTTCAGGCATGTGCACACAGGGAGTTTTGGCTGAAGGTAAAGGAGGGTAATGTAAAAATTTTCCTGAGAAAAATCATCTGTTGTGCTGCTCGGTGGGCTCGTCACATTTAACCTTTTCCTCAGACCCCTCTCTGTGCCCCTCATGTTTCCGTCACACTTTATTTAATCAAGATGGCGGAACAGCGCAAACAGCCTTCAACATACAGtatcatttaaaataatttcagcaGTGTGGTACCACAACAGAACAGGTCAAAATAGGTCTATAGAAATGAACCGTTGTATAAATGAAGTCACTGTACGATAGTAAGAACACTAACCCTGGGTCTGGATTGTAGGCTGCATGGAACAAGTGCTGTCACACATCCAGAACCTGACTTCTCCTGTAAAAAATTTTCCCACCAGCCCCAGGTGTCCACCAGTCGTCTGGTCTGGACTTTGCTACACAAAGGTCTGGGACGTCTCAGGACTTCCTCAGCTTTGTAGTCTGCAATGGGAAcctcattttgtctttgtagtCGTCAAGCCGAACTTTATTTTGGCAGCCACCGTGTTAAAGGGGACAGGTGATTTATGAGGCAAGGGGCAACAGGGTGATCCCaccttttatttcctctctttttttcctctggtttgAGACTTGTCCTGGACGTTGTTATGGCGTCCACACACAGCTCTCAGTCTGTAAGTACTGGGAGAGCTGGACTGGGGGTCCAGGATTAGCGATCAAAAGGCCGAGGGGGGGAGTTTTGGGGTAAAAGGTTGGAGGTAACACTACCCCGGCCTGCCCAGGTGGTGTGGTTGAAAAGAGACTCCCATCTGTGGCGTGGATGGGTCGAACATAgggccatgtgtgtgtgtgtgtttctgcgtaTGTCGGCTTCCAatatgctgtatgtgtgtgtatgactttTATGGAGCGTACACTTCGTGGTGAACTCCGTCTAGTTGGATTTGAACCGTAACTGATTAGATTTCAGGCCCGGGgaggtgacctctgaccttattACAACATCTGCGCCCCTGATTTTTCCTCAACCACATTTCAGCTTCACATTACTCTGAGCCGCTGAGTCCTGGGTACATAtatgaaaaacaacaagacaaataaaacacacctgCATGTGCACATTGTGGGAAATCTTTATTCCTAAAGGCTGGTACCAAAT
The sequence above is drawn from the Toxotes jaculatrix isolate fToxJac2 chromosome 23, fToxJac2.pri, whole genome shotgun sequence genome and encodes:
- the ntn5 gene encoding netrin-1 — translated: MMFLPFSPPPSTSLFPVFLLLLLFLPSSLVSSSLSHTPLSWTSPHDPCYHLDGRPRHCLSEFINAAYGVPVNASHALQGLDYDSNITTLTDLHNPHNLTCWMAHRGTDTGEWVLTVPLGRRFEITYISLQFCHQGEPSDPISISILKSMDYGRTWRPMQHYSSDCLGNFGLPSQTVAQTRHQETEPLCSDPRPLQKQRGGMVLAFSTLDGRLSSSDFDHSPTLQDWVTATDVRVVFHQVSKVTKAGSSDKKEESRRRDGGEDDRGTELLRWRPGYKGRTGDQVDKLNKDNTLAFFNRETKNSEIRGRNKGEKVDKHGRKGHNKGSGQDEDGHNVTSKEGGVGFGLDTLTSSKKGGKGRGRGRKKEDTHWLPCPNGGCNWTVEGQSRGNKGRELRKRRNNNLNTRQSARNLHVATPSALISPVRAPLALSDLQVGGRCKCNGHASRCRRDDTGRAVCVCEHHTAGPDCDVCEDFYFDRPWHRATPTHPNPCVACECNGHSNKCRFSMEVFQQSGRRSGGVCQKCRHHTAGRHCQYCQNGYTRDHSKPLKHRKACQPCQCHPLGAVGRWCNQTSGQCLCREGVTGLRCNRCAPGYKQGKSPLRPCIRIQEVAPTPVYQPQYSIAEECVSYCQPSQVKVRMNLETYCLKDYVLKVQVKGMERSGPWWQFSISVQTVFRTGSNSHVRRGPHSLWVPDRDLGCGCPALHVGRTFLLIGAEEGERGWGPEESRLVADRSTLALQWREHWSSKLRGFRGQDKRGRCPPKTPNSHHRERSKPQSGYVPPHLLTEKDTDSVDTHSTKVDKTQTLVVPHTNTHTDGKVKSTAASPSPTTPVLVCSTQGPE